Proteins from one Mucilaginibacter jinjuensis genomic window:
- a CDS encoding sterol desaturase family protein, with product MEATIEFVKKGIENLNSLGFPFLVFFIGVLEFSFGLYRGKWPKNERWVDIACFTLPRLVVQPAFAYFGLKFLPLALPGLKNAFDWVPFFWGCAIIAIADDLTQYWYHRLHHEIPWLWRFHRTHHSASYMGMAMASRQNLLYTLFFSQIYLTTALVYLGLGIPAVVIRAIKGTITTLAHSSIPWDKPFYQIKWLNPIAWVLERTISTPATHHAHHAASTDDGIGYYKGNFGNMFFIWDIIFGTAHISRQYPKAYGISHYEGDQWYAQLLWPIFKSKVEGSELAADGPMVRLDDPVKAITLPQNDKPKEVTTYQLSTVQSS from the coding sequence ATGGAAGCAACGATTGAATTTGTAAAAAAGGGTATAGAGAACCTGAACAGTTTAGGTTTCCCTTTCCTGGTATTTTTTATCGGGGTATTAGAATTTTCATTTGGCCTTTACCGGGGCAAATGGCCTAAAAACGAACGCTGGGTTGATATTGCCTGCTTTACCTTACCAAGACTGGTTGTGCAGCCCGCATTTGCCTATTTCGGATTAAAGTTTTTACCGCTGGCCTTACCTGGATTAAAAAACGCTTTTGACTGGGTTCCTTTCTTCTGGGGATGCGCTATTATTGCCATTGCCGATGATTTAACGCAATACTGGTACCACCGTTTGCACCATGAGATTCCTTGGTTATGGCGTTTCCATCGTACGCACCACTCGGCATCGTATATGGGTATGGCCATGGCCAGCAGGCAGAATCTGTTGTATACCCTGTTCTTCTCGCAGATCTATTTAACCACTGCTTTGGTTTACCTCGGTCTGGGTATCCCGGCTGTAGTGATCCGGGCTATTAAAGGTACAATCACCACATTAGCGCACTCGAGCATCCCGTGGGATAAACCTTTTTACCAGATTAAGTGGCTTAACCCAATTGCCTGGGTATTGGAGCGTACCATATCAACCCCCGCTACGCACCATGCACACCACGCAGCAAGTACCGATGATGGTATCGGCTATTACAAGGGCAACTTCGGTAACATGTTCTTTATCTGGGATATTATTTTCGGTACAGCGCATATCTCCCGCCAGTATCCTAAAGCCTACGGTATTTCACATTACGAGGGCGACCAATGGTATGCGCAATTGCTATGGCCAATCTTTAAATCGAAGGTAGAGGGTAGTGAGCTGGCTGCCGATGGGCCGATGGTGCGTTTAGATGATCCGGTTAAGGCCATTACCTTACCTCAAAACGATAAGCCAAAAGAAGTTACAACCTATCAGCTTTCAACCGTACAATCAAGCTAA